One Campylobacter sputorum subsp. sputorum DNA segment encodes these proteins:
- a CDS encoding 6-pyruvoyl trahydropterin synthase family protein: MIIRKIFDFENAHIVRFCSSKRCKTSIHGHSYKCEVLLESNFLDNAGMVYDFGLMKDGIKTIVDSFDHATTLYNKDDENYIKDMKKHSKRWIEIPQNPSAEQFCRIFFVLIDKLLSLSLMNNGEKNVKLHSIIVHETATSYAQCFRDDAYNENMGKIELEDIKFSPDIIDEWEDKLLFEKIKAGKIIQTKKEC, encoded by the coding sequence ATGATAATAAGAAAGATATTTGATTTTGAAAATGCTCACATTGTAAGATTTTGTAGTTCAAAAAGATGTAAGACAAGCATACACGGGCATTCTTATAAATGCGAGGTTTTGCTTGAGTCAAATTTTTTAGACAATGCTGGTATGGTTTATGATTTTGGATTAATGAAAGATGGCATAAAAACTATTGTAGATAGCTTTGATCATGCAACTACGCTTTATAACAAAGATGATGAAAATTATATAAAAGATATGAAAAAACATTCAAAAAGATGGATAGAAATACCGCAAAATCCAAGTGCAGAGCAGTTTTGCAGGATATTTTTTGTGCTAATTGACAAACTTTTATCGCTAAGTTTAATGAATAATGGAGAGAAAAATGTTAAACTTCATAGCATTATAGTTCACGAAACTGCAACTAGCTACGCGCAGTGTTTTAGAGATGATGCATATAATGAAAATATGGGTAAAATAGAGCTTGAAGATATTAAATTTTCGCCAGATATAATCGATGAATGGGAAGATAAATTATTGTTTGAAAAGATTAAAGCTGGTAAAATTATACAAACAAAAAAAGAGTGCTAA
- a CDS encoding 7-carboxy-7-deazaguanine synthase QueE, with translation MLSLVESFISIQGEGKYSGKYALFVRFAGCNLRCTGFGVNLKSLKTGEILVGCDTIKAVETSHFSYQNISNLQELLNLSVAKIPINLKPIVVITGGEPLIHHKNHIFCEFINYLLNHKFEVHFETNGSVFVDFDKFSFLKSCIFCVSIKLSNSGEIRQNRINLDALRAIKKNAKDSFYKFVLNAKDISNLSKEIKEILDIVPNEVYCMPMGATQTEIISNAAKVCDFCIKNGYNYTDRLHIRLWNDKEGV, from the coding sequence ATGTTAAGCTTAGTTGAGAGTTTTATAAGTATCCAAGGCGAGGGCAAATACTCTGGAAAATACGCACTTTTTGTAAGATTTGCTGGGTGCAACCTTAGATGCACAGGCTTTGGTGTAAATTTAAAATCCCTAAAAACAGGTGAAATTTTAGTAGGTTGTGATACCATAAAAGCTGTTGAAACTTCGCATTTTTCATATCAAAATATTTCAAATTTACAAGAGCTACTAAATCTAAGTGTTGCAAAAATTCCAATAAATTTAAAACCTATTGTAGTAATTACTGGTGGCGAGCCATTAATTCATCATAAAAATCATATTTTTTGTGAATTTATAAATTATCTTCTTAATCATAAATTTGAAGTGCATTTTGAGACAAATGGCAGTGTTTTTGTTGATTTTGATAAATTTAGCTTTTTAAAAAGTTGTATTTTTTGTGTAAGTATAAAGCTATCAAATAGTGGAGAAATCAGGCAAAATCGTATAAATTTAGATGCTCTTAGAGCTATAAAGAAAAATGCAAAAGATAGTTTTTATAAATTTGTTTTAAATGCAAAAGATATATCAAATTTAAGTAAAGAGATAAAAGAAATTTTAGACATTGTGCCAAATGAAGTTTATTGTATGCCAATGGGTGCAACACAAACTGAGATTATTTCAAACGCAGCCAAAGTTTGTGATTTTTGTATAAAAAATGGGTATAATTACACAGACAGGCTTCATATCAGGCTTTGGAATGATAAAGAGGGAGTTTAA
- the moaA gene encoding GTP 3',8-cyclase MoaA gives MMIDKYGRKINYLRVSVTSRCNFRCKYCMPTKPFEWQPKENLLSFEELFLFVKVAIDEGIDKIRITGGEPLVRQDVDKFIAMINDYKKGLDLAMTTNGYFLKDKAALLKNAGLKRLNISLDTLNPKKAKFISQKDILGNVLQGIEAGVENGFQIKLNTVALKGINDDELIDLINFAKSKNAQIRFIEYMENTHGSSEINGLDKNEILNIISKKHFIKELQKEPNSPSSLFELEDGYKFGIIAPHKHDFCQSCNRIRLSAEGLLIPCLYFDDALSIKKAVKDRDIVAASEILRNVINNKPEKNKWGEDTNEISNRAFYETGG, from the coding sequence ATTATGATAGATAAATATGGAAGAAAAATAAATTATTTAAGAGTTTCAGTTACTAGTAGGTGTAATTTTAGATGCAAATATTGTATGCCTACAAAGCCATTTGAGTGGCAGCCAAAAGAGAATTTACTTAGTTTTGAAGAGTTGTTTTTGTTTGTAAAAGTAGCCATAGATGAGGGTATTGATAAGATAAGGATAACTGGCGGTGAACCTCTTGTTAGGCAAGATGTGGATAAATTTATAGCTATGATAAATGACTATAAAAAAGGACTTGATCTTGCAATGACTACAAACGGGTATTTTTTAAAAGATAAAGCAGCCCTACTTAAAAATGCTGGATTAAAAAGGTTAAATATTTCGCTTGATACACTAAATCCCAAAAAAGCTAAATTTATATCACAAAAAGATATCTTAGGCAATGTTTTGCAAGGTATAGAAGCTGGAGTTGAAAATGGTTTTCAAATCAAGTTAAATACAGTTGCATTAAAAGGAATAAATGATGATGAATTGATTGATTTAATCAATTTTGCTAAATCAAAAAATGCTCAAATAAGATTTATAGAATATATGGAAAATACACACGGAAGCAGCGAGATAAATGGTTTAGATAAAAATGAGATTTTAAACATAATTTCTAAAAAACATTTTATAAAAGAACTTCAAAAAGAACCAAATTCGCCATCTTCACTTTTTGAGTTAGAAGATGGTTATAAGTTTGGTATAATCGCACCCCATAAACACGACTTTTGCCAAAGCTGCAATCGTATTAGATTAAGTGCTGAGGGCTTGCTTATACCTTGTTTGTATTTTGATGATGCACTTAGCATAAAAAAAGCTGTTAAAGATAGAGATATAGTCGCTGCTAGCGAGATTTTACGAAATGTTATAAACAATAAGCCAGAAAAAAATAAGTGGGGCGAAGATACTAATGAAATTTCAAATCGTGCTTTTTACGAGACGGGCGGTTAA
- the mqnP gene encoding menaquinone biosynthesis prenyltransferase MqnP: protein MNKFMQVLKDINELIVFKHSVFVLPFIFMSMIVASKIDNGTMWFGIKLFILGTLCAVTARNFAMATNRYLDEDIDRPNPRCANRPSVDGRIGKKNLIIFIVFNAFAFIFIAYFINDLAFKLSFPILIALGGYSFFKRFSSLAHVVLGLCEGLAPIAGVVAVSADIPLWSVLLCFGVSFWVAGFDVLYSLQDIDYDKKTGLFSIPSRYGVEASMFISAMFHFITIIFWLLFAWSANLGGWAYFGIILSAFILFKEHQIVRKDFSKIDKAFFTLNGYLGIMLFIFIWIDLWTM, encoded by the coding sequence ATGAATAAATTTATGCAAGTTTTAAAAGATATCAACGAACTTATAGTTTTTAAGCACTCTGTATTTGTGTTGCCATTCATTTTTATGTCAATGATTGTGGCTTCTAAGATAGATAATGGCACAATGTGGTTTGGCATAAAACTTTTTATATTAGGAACGCTTTGTGCTGTAACTGCAAGAAATTTTGCGATGGCTACAAATAGATATCTTGATGAGGATATAGATAGACCAAATCCCAGATGTGCAAATAGACCAAGTGTTGATGGAAGAATTGGCAAAAAAAATTTAATTATTTTTATAGTTTTTAACGCCTTTGCTTTTATTTTTATAGCATACTTCATAAATGATTTAGCATTTAAACTCTCCTTTCCTATACTTATAGCACTTGGCGGATATTCTTTTTTTAAACGATTTAGTTCGCTTGCTCATGTGGTTTTGGGACTTTGTGAAGGATTAGCACCCATTGCTGGAGTTGTTGCTGTAAGTGCTGATATACCACTTTGGAGCGTTTTGCTTTGTTTTGGCGTATCATTTTGGGTTGCTGGATTTGATGTGCTTTATTCGCTTCAAGATATTGATTATGACAAAAAAACCGGACTTTTTAGCATACCATCAAGATATGGAGTAGAGGCTTCTATGTTTATATCTGCTATGTTTCACTTTATAACTATTATATTTTGGTTATTGTTTGCATGGTCTGCTAATCTTGGCGGATGGGCGTATTTTGGTATCATTTTGAGTGCTTTTATACTTTTTAAAGAGCATCAGATTGTAAGAAAAGATTTTAGCAAGATAGATAAAGCATTTTTCACACTAAATGGATATCTTGGCATAATGTTGTTTATTTTTATTTGGATAGATTTATGGACGATGTAA
- a CDS encoding type II toxin-antitoxin system RelE/ParE family toxin: MTDFIKKDSINRALKFSDDLFLKLENIPYYPLAYPKYKDDENVRKLIFKGYVIPFEILKDDIYILGIFKNNLWTGKKS, from the coding sequence ATAACGGACTTTATAAAAAAAGATAGTATAAATAGAGCCTTAAAATTTAGTGATGATTTATTTCTAAAACTTGAAAACATTCCATATTATCCGTTAGCTTATCCAAAATATAAAGATGATGAAAATGTAAGAAAACTAATTTTTAAAGGTTATGTAATACCATTTGAAATTTTAAAAGACGATATTTATATTTTAGGCATTTTTAAAAATAATTTATGGACTGGAAAAAAGAGCTAA